The Alphaproteobacteria bacterium genome includes a region encoding these proteins:
- a CDS encoding phage/plasmid primase, P4 family, which produces MSEQDHLAQLRAEALRIAGYAGPVAATAPAPYDFAHTEDALALRLVAALDNRARYVAPWSAWYLYDGTRWREDSTLDMYDAARRICRDLADTAKADPALTEAERNKIITRLRQAGTVAAVERMARSDRAVVATVDQWDADPWLLNTPAGVVDLTTGTMREHRPNDHMTKITAVAPGGDCPLWQLFLHRVTAGDGDLVGYLQRLSGYALSGSTREHVLPFAHGPGGNGKGVFIGAISGAMGDYHRAAPIETFAASSTDRHPTELAMLRGARLVTAQETEEGRRWAESRIKSLTGGDRITARFMRQDFFEFDPQFTLLIAGNHKPGLRSVDEAIRRRFHLIPFNVTIPAAERDEQLPERLKEEWPGILAWMIDGALAWQRDGLAPPPAVTAATDAYLDGQDAIGAWLAECCDCTDADAWTATNDLYSSFKLWAERAGEFVLPRARFLDALETRRMRPHRQNNKRGFMGVRIVPQAVHAFPPVNYGRNA; this is translated from the coding sequence ATGTCTGAACAAGATCATCTTGCGCAGTTGCGCGCCGAAGCGTTGCGGATCGCCGGATACGCGGGGCCTGTGGCGGCAACCGCACCGGCGCCCTATGACTTCGCGCATACCGAGGATGCGCTTGCCCTTCGCCTTGTAGCCGCGCTGGACAACCGCGCCAGGTACGTTGCGCCGTGGTCCGCATGGTATCTGTATGACGGCACCCGCTGGCGCGAGGACTCGACGCTCGACATGTACGACGCGGCCCGCCGTATCTGCCGCGACCTTGCCGATACCGCTAAGGCCGACCCGGCGCTCACCGAAGCCGAGCGCAACAAGATCATAACCCGGCTACGGCAGGCCGGGACGGTTGCCGCGGTTGAACGCATGGCGCGATCCGACCGCGCCGTCGTCGCCACCGTAGACCAGTGGGACGCGGACCCGTGGTTGCTAAACACTCCGGCGGGCGTTGTGGATCTGACGACCGGCACCATGCGCGAACATCGGCCCAACGACCACATGACAAAGATAACCGCCGTTGCACCGGGCGGCGATTGCCCCCTATGGCAACTCTTCCTGCACCGCGTCACGGCGGGCGACGGCGACCTAGTTGGCTATCTACAGCGCCTCTCAGGGTACGCCTTAAGCGGCTCGACGCGGGAACACGTCCTTCCCTTCGCGCACGGGCCGGGCGGCAACGGCAAGGGCGTGTTCATCGGCGCCATTTCCGGCGCGATGGGGGACTATCACCGCGCCGCCCCGATTGAAACCTTCGCCGCGTCCAGCACCGACCGGCACCCTACCGAATTGGCGATGCTTCGCGGCGCTCGACTCGTAACGGCACAAGAAACCGAGGAAGGCCGGCGCTGGGCCGAATCCCGTATCAAGTCATTGACCGGCGGCGACCGGATCACGGCCAGGTTCATGCGCCAGGATTTTTTCGAATTCGACCCTCAGTTTACTTTGCTGATCGCCGGTAATCACAAGCCGGGGCTGCGCTCGGTCGACGAGGCGATCCGGCGGCGGTTCCACCTGATCCCGTTCAACGTCACCATCCCGGCAGCCGAGCGCGACGAGCAGTTGCCGGAACGTCTCAAAGAGGAATGGCCGGGTATCCTTGCATGGATGATCGACGGTGCGCTGGCATGGCAACGCGACGGCCTCGCACCGCCGCCCGCCGTCACTGCTGCAACAGACGCCTATCTAGATGGACAAGACGCCATTGGGGCCTGGCTTGCTGAGTGTTGCGACTGCACCGACGCGGACGCCTGGACGGCGACAAACGACCTTTATTCGAGCTTCAAGCTCTGGGCCGAAAGGGCGGGAGAATTCGTCCTACCGCGCGCTCGCTTCCTCGACGCATTGGAAACCCG